In the genome of Massilia sp. PAMC28688, one region contains:
- the istA gene encoding IS21 family transposase, translating to MNVLKPNKRTTVATLLATGTSQREIARLTGVDRKTIRRLALDRTGPEPNSPTLATGAAAPNSSTPATGSGVEIPPPRPPAIDSGPQSLCEPHRVFIEAQLRLRRNYTSIYQDLVDQFGFTGRYNSVKRFAGRLVQREPEQFDRLEFGPGEEAQVDYGEGALTRIPGSDRYRRPRLFVMTLRYSRRSFRRVVWNSSKETWAQLHEQAFRYFGGTTAYVVLDNLKEGVIKPDLYEPELNPVYRDVLAYYGVVADPARVRDPNRKGTVENAIQHTQSTALKGRRFETIDEQNTFLEQWETKWAAPRIHGSARRQVEAMFQEERAHLGALPLQGFGYYTECERTVADDTCIRIDHGSYAARPAKIGSRVLVRLFERHVEIRDRLTLGLLRTHPRAQRPGSVLLPDDERPFNPSRETRRILAQAGDIGDATLALCQQWFEHEGRVGQRKLRGVVGLAKRFPRRLIDQACAQALQENVRNYKSIKNLTERLLAKALAEIDAPLQAELDLEQHHPLIGEGEDYADLFARAATASAAIDTTKETP from the coding sequence GTGAACGTCTTGAAACCAAACAAACGAACCACAGTGGCCACGCTGTTGGCCACCGGCACTAGTCAGCGCGAGATAGCGCGGCTCACCGGGGTAGACCGTAAAACAATCCGCCGCCTGGCATTGGACCGCACGGGACCAGAGCCAAATTCCCCCACCCTGGCCACCGGCGCAGCCGCACCGAATTCCTCCACCCCGGCCACCGGCTCTGGCGTTGAAATTCCCCCACCCCGGCCACCGGCAATCGACAGCGGACCGCAATCGCTGTGCGAACCACACCGCGTCTTCATCGAGGCCCAGCTACGCCTGCGCCGCAACTACACGTCGATCTACCAGGACTTGGTCGACCAGTTCGGTTTTACGGGCCGCTACAACAGCGTCAAGCGCTTCGCCGGCCGGCTGGTGCAGCGCGAGCCGGAGCAGTTCGACCGGCTTGAGTTCGGGCCCGGCGAGGAGGCCCAGGTCGACTACGGTGAGGGCGCGCTGACGCGCATCCCCGGCAGTGACCGTTACCGCCGGCCGCGCCTGTTCGTCATGACCTTGCGCTACTCGCGGCGCAGCTTCCGCCGCGTGGTCTGGAACTCGTCGAAGGAGACCTGGGCTCAGCTGCACGAGCAGGCCTTTCGGTACTTCGGTGGGACCACCGCTTACGTCGTACTCGACAACCTCAAGGAAGGCGTCATCAAGCCCGATCTGTACGAACCGGAACTGAACCCCGTCTACAGGGACGTGCTGGCCTACTACGGCGTCGTCGCCGACCCTGCCAGGGTGCGCGATCCCAACCGCAAGGGGACGGTCGAGAACGCGATCCAGCATACCCAGAGCACCGCGCTCAAGGGCCGGCGCTTCGAGACCATCGACGAGCAGAACACGTTCCTGGAACAGTGGGAAACCAAGTGGGCCGCGCCGCGCATCCATGGCAGTGCCAGGCGACAGGTCGAGGCCATGTTCCAGGAGGAGCGCGCCCACCTCGGTGCGCTGCCGCTGCAGGGCTTCGGCTACTACACCGAGTGCGAGCGCACCGTCGCCGACGACACCTGCATCCGCATCGACCATGGCAGCTACGCGGCACGCCCGGCGAAGATCGGCAGCCGGGTGCTGGTGCGCCTGTTCGAGCGCCACGTCGAGATCCGCGACCGCCTCACGCTGGGCCTGCTGCGCACGCACCCGCGCGCTCAGCGCCCTGGCAGCGTGCTGCTGCCCGACGACGAGCGGCCCTTCAACCCCTCGCGCGAGACGCGCCGCATCCTGGCGCAGGCCGGCGACATCGGCGACGCCACGTTGGCGCTGTGCCAGCAATGGTTCGAGCATGAAGGCAGGGTGGGCCAGCGCAAGCTGCGCGGCGTGGTGGGCTTGGCCAAGCGCTTCCCGCGCCGCCTGATCGATCAGGCGTGCGCTCAGGCCCTGCAGGAGAACGTACGCAACTACAAGTCGATCAAGAACCTCACCGAACGCCTGCTGGCGAAGGCGCTGGCCGAGATTGACGCGCCACTGCAGGCCGAGCTGGATCTGGAACAGCACCATCCACTGATCGGCGAAGGTGAGGACTACGCCGACCTGTTTGCGCGCGCGGCCACCGCCAGCGCCGCCATTGATACGACCAAGGAGACACCATGA
- a CDS encoding M1 family metallopeptidase, producing MANLPEPKYMSFFCNSDGIVSITFPGDCMNRLVPMCTVFALLSACAARPPLTDFTASSGSARVAEQLAVRFEKAHLSLRVEPDTKRISGDAVLTFAATAPLARVALELDRNLAVSFASIDGVALAPGAISNAEGRLFLNLPSPLAVGARTTVRVRYAGVPHVAKRAPWEGGFVWNTTPDGKPWIATAVQGEGCDLFWPCIDHPQGKPESVELHISVPAPLVAASNGIAMGMDERDGWRTYHWRARQSSTYGISLNIGPYLQMSGSYKSRFGNTIPLAFWYLPHNAAAAAELFAEFTPMLDFFESRIGPYPFGDEKMGVVETPHLGMEHQTINAYGNGYTKAASGYDWLLHHELAHEWFGNQMTNANWDDMWLHEGFGSYMQPLYLQQLRGEQVFQATLFDQRKTISNKNPMVTGKDKNVEDVYQEKRGGAGLDIYTKGSLILHTLRGLIGDDAFFRSVRRLVYGTENPLPGTFQPRYASTKEYMAIVREVSGRDLDWFFNAYLYQAALPELVAQRDGERLMLSWKLKQGGVFPMPVEVRVGDRIETVAMSGGVGELVVPVGTSYQLDPQSRVLRHEPQIEAWRQQVEERKKLAAPK from the coding sequence GTGGCCAACTTGCCTGAGCCAAAATACATGTCGTTCTTTTGCAATTCAGATGGTATTGTTTCAATCACTTTCCCTGGAGATTGCATGAATCGACTTGTTCCGATGTGTACCGTATTCGCCTTGTTGTCCGCGTGTGCTGCCCGGCCTCCGCTGACCGACTTTACCGCCAGTTCGGGCTCGGCCCGGGTCGCCGAGCAGCTGGCAGTCCGTTTCGAAAAAGCCCATCTGAGCTTGCGCGTGGAACCGGATACCAAGCGCATCAGCGGCGACGCCGTACTGACATTCGCCGCCACGGCCCCCCTGGCGCGCGTGGCACTGGAACTTGATCGAAACCTGGCGGTGTCCTTTGCCAGCATCGACGGTGTGGCGCTGGCGCCTGGTGCCATCAGCAATGCCGAAGGTCGCCTGTTCCTCAACCTGCCGTCACCCCTGGCTGTTGGCGCGCGCACCACCGTGCGGGTCCGTTACGCCGGGGTGCCCCACGTAGCTAAACGCGCGCCATGGGAGGGCGGGTTTGTATGGAACACCACGCCCGATGGCAAACCATGGATCGCGACGGCGGTTCAAGGTGAAGGATGCGATCTGTTCTGGCCCTGCATTGATCACCCCCAGGGCAAGCCCGAATCGGTGGAGCTGCATATCAGCGTACCGGCGCCACTGGTGGCAGCTAGCAACGGCATTGCCATGGGCATGGATGAACGCGACGGCTGGCGCACCTACCACTGGCGCGCGAGGCAGTCGAGCACCTACGGCATTTCGCTCAATATTGGCCCTTATTTGCAAATGTCCGGCAGCTACAAGAGCCGCTTTGGCAATACGATTCCCCTGGCGTTTTGGTATTTGCCGCACAACGCAGCTGCCGCTGCCGAGCTGTTTGCCGAATTTACGCCGATGCTCGACTTTTTCGAATCGCGGATTGGTCCTTATCCATTTGGCGACGAAAAAATGGGCGTTGTCGAAACACCGCACCTGGGCATGGAGCACCAGACCATCAACGCCTACGGCAACGGGTACACCAAGGCGGCAAGTGGCTACGACTGGCTGCTGCATCACGAGCTGGCCCATGAGTGGTTTGGCAATCAGATGACCAATGCTAATTGGGACGATATGTGGCTGCATGAAGGATTCGGCAGCTATATGCAACCCCTGTACCTGCAGCAGCTGCGTGGCGAGCAGGTCTTTCAGGCGACGCTGTTCGACCAACGCAAGACCATTAGCAACAAGAACCCCATGGTCACTGGCAAGGACAAGAACGTAGAGGACGTGTACCAAGAAAAGCGTGGCGGTGCAGGCCTCGACATTTACACCAAAGGTTCGCTCATCCTGCACACGCTGCGCGGGTTGATCGGAGACGATGCTTTTTTCCGCTCCGTGCGCCGCCTGGTGTACGGCACCGAGAATCCGCTACCCGGAACATTCCAGCCGCGTTACGCCAGCACCAAGGAATACATGGCAATCGTTCGTGAAGTGAGCGGTCGCGACCTGGATTGGTTCTTTAACGCATATCTCTACCAGGCTGCACTTCCCGAGCTGGTGGCGCAGCGGGATGGCGAGCGCCTTATGCTGTCCTGGAAACTCAAGCAGGGGGGTGTTTTTCCCATGCCAGTCGAAGTGCGCGTTGGCGATCGCATAGAAACGGTCGCGATGAGCGGTGGCGTGGGGGAGCTGGTGGTCCCAGTCGGGACTTCGTATCAGCTTGACCCACAATCCCGGGTGCTGCGTCATGAACCGCAGATCGAAGCATGGCGCCAGCAGGTCGAAGAGCGCAAGAAATTGGCGGCGCCTAAATAG